One genomic segment of Prosthecobacter fusiformis includes these proteins:
- a CDS encoding alpha/beta hydrolase family protein, producing MKSLLLLLLPLSLHAARFPEKTPDSPGARMLDGYMQQQTTDIEEKGGLKDIQTAEDWQAKAPEYRRQLAEMLGLDPMPERTALMPTKTGEVKGDGYVIENMHYQAVPGLYVTANLYLPEKVEKPLPTILYVCGHSNVMKDGVSLGNKTGYHHHGIWFARHGYVCLIIDTAQLGEIRGEHHGTFSKGRWWWFSRGYTPAGLEAWASIRGLDYLETRPEVDKTRFGVTGRSGGGAYSWWVAALDDRIKAAAPTAGVTNMRNHVVDGCIEGHCDCMFYVNTYRWDYDRLVALVAPRPLLICNTDKDTIFPIDGVFSIYQNVRRIYTLLGQEKNIGLQVAEGGHLDLQPLNNGAFHWFERHLKGANAMAVLDEGAKKSLEPEVLKVLKEIPQDQKNTAIDETFVPKATPPSPPIAKADWDKQRDAWMTALKDKVFVNWPKEAPALTMAKENSIERDGIRMTAYDFETDHAFRLRLYIAHRKGLRLEDLDLVALNVLDGQGWQDFCNTYESRFSKLIESFPVTEKDEKSFESEKKMFETFKWGMAYLCPRGIGPTEWTGSEKAQTQRQRRFYLVGQTLDSMRIWDIRRAVEGLKGIPGFEKTPLWLQAHRDMAANALYASLFEEGITRLDLHELPASHQQGPAYLNVLKFLDIPQAAAMAAEKTRVIIYTGDSTAWEYPTNTAKNLGWPEKQWSIRKPVQ from the coding sequence ATGAAGTCCCTTCTCCTGCTCCTGCTGCCACTGTCCCTCCATGCGGCACGTTTTCCTGAAAAGACGCCGGATTCCCCCGGCGCCCGAATGCTGGATGGCTACATGCAGCAGCAGACAACCGACATTGAGGAAAAAGGCGGGCTCAAAGACATCCAGACAGCCGAGGACTGGCAGGCCAAAGCCCCTGAATACCGCCGTCAACTCGCTGAAATGCTGGGCCTGGATCCAATGCCTGAACGGACCGCCCTGATGCCGACCAAGACCGGCGAGGTCAAGGGCGACGGATACGTCATCGAAAACATGCACTACCAGGCCGTGCCGGGGCTGTATGTGACCGCCAATCTATACCTGCCCGAAAAGGTTGAGAAACCGCTGCCCACCATTCTATACGTTTGCGGTCATTCGAATGTGATGAAGGATGGCGTCAGCCTGGGTAACAAGACAGGTTATCATCATCACGGCATCTGGTTTGCCCGCCATGGTTATGTCTGCCTCATCATTGATACCGCACAGTTGGGTGAGATTCGCGGTGAGCATCATGGCACATTTAGCAAAGGCCGTTGGTGGTGGTTTTCACGCGGCTATACCCCGGCCGGGCTGGAAGCCTGGGCAAGCATACGCGGACTCGATTACTTGGAAACCCGGCCGGAGGTGGACAAGACACGCTTTGGCGTCACCGGACGCAGCGGCGGCGGTGCCTATTCCTGGTGGGTGGCTGCGCTGGACGACCGAATCAAGGCGGCCGCCCCGACCGCAGGTGTCACGAACATGCGCAACCATGTCGTGGACGGCTGCATCGAAGGCCACTGCGACTGCATGTTTTATGTGAATACGTATCGTTGGGACTATGACCGTCTCGTTGCCCTGGTAGCTCCGCGGCCACTGCTCATCTGCAACACGGACAAGGATACCATCTTCCCCATTGATGGCGTCTTCAGCATCTATCAGAACGTCCGCCGCATCTATACGTTGTTAGGGCAGGAAAAGAACATCGGCCTGCAAGTAGCCGAGGGAGGCCACCTGGATCTGCAACCTCTCAACAATGGAGCCTTCCACTGGTTCGAACGCCACCTCAAAGGCGCCAATGCCATGGCTGTGCTGGATGAAGGCGCAAAAAAATCCCTGGAGCCTGAGGTCCTCAAAGTCTTGAAAGAGATTCCCCAAGATCAGAAAAACACGGCCATCGACGAAACCTTCGTCCCGAAGGCAACACCGCCTTCTCCTCCCATAGCCAAGGCAGACTGGGACAAACAACGCGATGCATGGATGACAGCGCTCAAGGACAAGGTCTTCGTCAACTGGCCAAAAGAAGCCCCTGCCCTGACCATGGCCAAGGAGAATAGCATTGAGCGCGACGGCATCCGCATGACCGCCTATGACTTTGAAACCGACCACGCCTTCCGGCTCCGCCTCTACATCGCCCATCGTAAAGGCCTCAGGCTAGAAGACCTGGACCTGGTCGCCTTGAATGTCCTTGATGGCCAGGGCTGGCAGGATTTTTGCAACACCTATGAGTCCCGGTTCTCCAAGCTCATCGAAAGCTTCCCGGTCACAGAAAAGGATGAAAAGTCATTTGAGAGCGAGAAGAAGATGTTTGAGACCTTCAAGTGGGGCATGGCCTATCTGTGCCCGCGCGGCATCGGACCGACCGAATGGACAGGCAGTGAAAAAGCCCAAACCCAAAGACAGCGCCGGTTCTACCTGGTCGGCCAGACGTTGGACTCCATGCGCATCTGGGACATTCGCCGCGCCGTGGAAGGCCTGAAGGGAATACCCGGTTTCGAGAAGACACCTCTATGGCTGCAAGCCCATCGAGACATGGCGGCGAATGCCCTTTACGCCTCTCTATTCGAGGAAGGGATTACACGGCTGGACCTCCATGAACTGCCGGCCAGTCACCAACAGGGACCAGCTTATCTGAATGTCCTCAAGTTCCTCGATATCCCCCAGGCCGCCGCCATGGCCGCAGAGAAGACGCGGGTCATTATATATACGGGAGACTCCACCGCCTGGGAATACCCGACGAATACCGCCAAGAATCTCGGGTGGC
- a CDS encoding AraC family transcriptional regulator encodes MEKPVLSLVPPGAAHRVVGNRAVALPGVTVDILTTRKIELEQWELRRFHDPYWRLYWPLVAGGIVEIDGHETALIPGSVYLIPPHTTFSTRTSQPFAKWYAHFNLGPLADRAAPGIYNYPITPEMRLLMQKLTLPASEKIRFPWLSILWVLEAVQCLPAKVWEQQRLDARVLTAMEFMNTHLSLKLTAEQIAKYAGLSVRNLNHLFQQELQQAPMRVLLDYRLDEACRLLRHGDTSIDEIAEQCGLINRHYLSRMMRQYRNTSPAAYRNEML; translated from the coding sequence ATGGAAAAACCCGTTCTCAGTCTTGTTCCCCCTGGTGCCGCCCATCGTGTGGTTGGCAACCGGGCCGTCGCCCTCCCCGGCGTGACCGTGGACATACTGACGACCCGCAAGATTGAGCTGGAGCAATGGGAACTGCGCCGTTTCCATGACCCCTACTGGCGATTATACTGGCCCTTGGTCGCGGGAGGTATAGTCGAAATCGACGGTCATGAAACAGCGCTTATACCTGGCAGCGTTTACCTGATTCCCCCGCATACCACCTTCAGCACCCGGACCAGCCAGCCCTTTGCCAAATGGTATGCCCATTTCAACCTCGGCCCCCTGGCGGATCGCGCGGCACCCGGCATCTATAACTATCCCATCACGCCGGAGATGCGCCTGCTGATGCAGAAGCTGACACTCCCGGCCAGTGAAAAGATCCGCTTCCCCTGGCTATCCATTCTTTGGGTGCTGGAGGCTGTGCAGTGTCTGCCAGCCAAGGTCTGGGAGCAGCAGCGCCTGGATGCCCGTGTCCTTACGGCGATGGAGTTCATGAACACCCACTTGAGTCTCAAGCTGACGGCGGAGCAGATCGCCAAATACGCCGGGCTGAGCGTGCGAAATTTGAACCACCTGTTTCAGCAGGAACTCCAGCAGGCCCCCATGCGTGTGCTGCTGGACTATCGGCTGGACGAAGCCTGCCGTCTGCTCCGGCATGGGGATACCAGCATCGACGAGATCGCCGAGCAGTGCGGTCTCATCAACCGTCACTATCTCAGCCGCATGATGCGGCAGTATAGAAACACCTCCCCTGCGGCCTATCGCAATGAGATGCTTTAA
- a CDS encoding 3-hydroxy-5-phosphonooxypentane-2,4-dione thiolase, with translation MADISTSAADKKEKEYFTSIPQEAPGFFLKGSHQYDWGLKNRLSKVFNPKDGRTVMLAFDHGYFQGPTTGLERVDQTILPLEPYADCLMLTRGIQRSVIPASTQKAIALRASGGTSMVSPFEEWEGELDGKKVKFGRPGFEPLSNESTALNIEEAIRLNASVLAVQVFIGSAYERQSLKNLTDLVDAASRYGIAVMGVTAVGRAMARTAQYFRLATRIMAELGANVVKCYYTEEDFETVTSCCPVPIVIAGGKKLPELEALSMCYNAIQQGANGVDMGRNIFQSDAPISMMQAVRGVVHEGLTPEQGFQMYNDLKTKGTK, from the coding sequence ATGGCCGATATCAGCACCAGCGCAGCAGACAAGAAAGAGAAGGAATACTTCACCAGCATCCCACAGGAAGCCCCTGGCTTTTTCCTGAAGGGCTCCCACCAGTATGACTGGGGTCTCAAGAACCGCCTGAGCAAGGTCTTCAATCCGAAGGACGGCCGTACGGTGATGCTTGCCTTTGACCATGGTTATTTCCAGGGCCCTACGACTGGCCTGGAGCGTGTGGACCAGACCATCCTCCCGCTTGAGCCTTATGCTGACTGCCTCATGCTCACCCGTGGCATCCAGCGCAGCGTCATCCCGGCTTCTACTCAGAAAGCCATCGCACTGCGTGCCTCCGGCGGTACTTCCATGGTCAGCCCGTTTGAAGAGTGGGAAGGCGAACTGGACGGTAAGAAGGTGAAGTTTGGCCGCCCGGGCTTTGAGCCTCTTTCGAACGAAAGCACCGCGCTGAACATTGAAGAAGCCATCCGCCTCAACGCCAGCGTGCTGGCCGTACAGGTCTTCATCGGCAGCGCTTACGAGCGCCAGTCCCTGAAGAACCTGACCGACCTGGTGGATGCTGCCAGCCGTTACGGCATCGCCGTGATGGGTGTGACCGCCGTGGGCCGTGCGATGGCTCGCACTGCACAGTATTTCCGCTTGGCCACCCGCATCATGGCGGAACTGGGAGCCAACGTGGTCAAGTGCTACTACACGGAAGAAGACTTCGAAACAGTAACGAGCTGCTGCCCCGTGCCGATCGTGATTGCCGGCGGCAAGAAGCTGCCTGAATTGGAAGCGCTGAGCATGTGCTACAACGCGATCCAGCAGGGCGCGAACGGAGTGGACATGGGCCGCAACATCTTCCAGAGCGATGCGCCGATCAGCATGATGCAGGCCGTCCGTGGCGTGGTGCATGAAGGACTGACCCCTGAACAGGGTTTCCAGATGTACAACGACCTCAAGACCAAGGGCACGAAGTAA
- the dhaL gene encoding dihydroxyacetone kinase subunit DhaL: MELTPNQVRLMMLQVADAIIEAEPMLSQADRDLGDGDHGLGMKRGMEEVKAKLEPLDAASVEQVFVTTGSAMMSSMGGASGALFGTVYRAGGKAVTGRESLDAEGLSLFLQAALEGVMKRGGAKPGDKTMIDALAPAADKAKEVASQPLPEALTAIVAAAEAGVEASKAMIAQFGRAKTLGEACLGFPDAGALSVTIMLKTMLAFVKAD, translated from the coding sequence ATGGAACTGACACCCAATCAAGTGCGGCTCATGATGCTGCAGGTGGCGGATGCCATCATTGAGGCTGAACCGATGTTGTCTCAGGCTGACCGTGACCTCGGTGACGGGGACCATGGCCTGGGCATGAAGCGCGGTATGGAGGAGGTGAAGGCGAAGCTGGAACCTCTGGATGCCGCCAGTGTGGAGCAGGTCTTTGTGACGACGGGATCGGCGATGATGAGCAGCATGGGAGGGGCCTCCGGTGCCCTCTTTGGTACGGTTTATCGCGCGGGTGGTAAGGCTGTGACAGGCCGCGAATCCCTGGATGCCGAGGGGCTGTCCCTTTTCCTGCAAGCCGCGCTGGAAGGCGTGATGAAGCGGGGCGGTGCCAAGCCGGGTGACAAGACCATGATTGACGCCCTGGCTCCTGCCGCCGACAAGGCCAAGGAAGTCGCCAGCCAGCCTCTGCCCGAAGCCCTCACGGCCATCGTGGCCGCGGCGGAAGCGGGTGTGGAAGCCAGCAAAGCAATGATCGCCCAGTTTGGCCGTGCCAAGACCCTGGGTGAAGCCTGCCTCGGTTTCCCAGATGCCGGTGCTCTTTCCGTGACCATCATGCTGAAGACCATGCTGGCCTTTGTGAAAGCTGACTAA
- a CDS encoding SAM-dependent methyltransferase, with product MISSTQPATRDDVARHYDQLDRFYREIWGDHVHHGLWITGRETSEEATRNLMDAVVAKARLSPGMELCDVGCGYGHTSRIIATEQLVKVTGLTVSPAQQRYAVSATPPDLPATFLVEDWLHNERPTAAFDALIAIESTEHMADKARVFSEAARVLKPGGRMVICAWLANETLKPWQHRHLIEPICREGRMPGLGTQTEYTSWMTSAGFQVEDVQDVSPQVSRTWPICAWRFILRTLRRPSYIRFLLDPKNDNRIFALTMLRLWLAYHTGAMRYVIFSATKS from the coding sequence ATGATCTCCTCCACCCAACCAGCCACCCGTGACGATGTCGCCCGTCATTACGACCAGCTCGACCGCTTCTACCGCGAGATCTGGGGCGATCACGTCCACCACGGTCTCTGGATCACCGGGCGCGAAACCAGTGAAGAAGCCACTCGTAATCTAATGGACGCCGTCGTCGCCAAAGCCCGTCTCTCTCCCGGCATGGAACTCTGCGATGTTGGCTGCGGCTACGGTCACACCTCTCGAATCATCGCCACCGAGCAGCTAGTGAAAGTCACAGGACTCACCGTCTCTCCCGCGCAGCAGCGTTACGCCGTCAGCGCCACCCCGCCAGATCTCCCCGCAACATTTCTCGTCGAAGACTGGCTCCACAACGAACGCCCCACCGCCGCCTTCGATGCCCTCATCGCCATCGAAAGTACCGAGCACATGGCCGACAAGGCCCGTGTCTTCAGCGAGGCTGCCCGGGTACTGAAACCCGGTGGCCGCATGGTCATCTGTGCCTGGCTGGCCAATGAAACGCTCAAGCCCTGGCAACACCGTCATCTGATCGAGCCCATCTGCCGGGAAGGCCGCATGCCCGGCCTCGGCACACAGACCGAGTACACCAGTTGGATGACCAGTGCCGGGTTCCAAGTCGAAGACGTCCAAGACGTTAGCCCCCAAGTCTCCCGCACCTGGCCCATCTGCGCCTGGCGTTTCATCCTCCGCACCCTCCGTCGCCCCAGCTATATCCGCTTCCTCCTCGACCCCAAAAACGACAACCGCATCTTCGCCCTCACCATGCTCCGCCTCTGGCTCGCCTACCACACCGGCGCCATGCGCTACGTGATCTTTTCAGCCACTAAAAGCTGA
- a CDS encoding MBL fold metallo-hydrolase has translation MIRPLQQDDALLADITSVPASEDRLDLWWLGQSGFLVKWNGHSFLFDPYLSDSLTHKYAATDKPHVRMTELCLSPARLTDLTFVTASHLHTDHLDAETLIPLAQSNPGLSLFLPGPIIPEAQARLGDAPLTYLELNEADQYQNEAQGWSITGVASAHNDLKTDDQGRHYYIGFIFRCGPFTLYHSGDTLLHPRLIQSLREFQYDLMLLPINGNKSERRVAGNLNGTEAATLARACGARLVVPCHYDMFEFNTETPEEFIQACTRLHQPHRILQCGEKITLKAK, from the coding sequence ATGATCCGCCCCCTCCAGCAAGACGATGCCCTCCTGGCAGATATCACCAGCGTTCCCGCCAGCGAAGACCGCCTCGACCTCTGGTGGCTCGGCCAGAGCGGCTTCCTCGTGAAATGGAATGGCCACTCCTTTTTATTCGATCCCTACCTTTCCGATTCCCTCACCCATAAATACGCCGCCACGGACAAACCCCATGTCCGCATGACGGAACTCTGCCTTTCCCCTGCCCGGCTCACAGATCTCACCTTCGTCACCGCCAGCCATCTCCATACCGACCACCTGGATGCAGAAACTCTCATCCCCCTGGCCCAGTCGAATCCCGGCCTGTCCCTCTTCCTTCCCGGCCCCATCATCCCCGAAGCCCAGGCCAGACTTGGCGATGCCCCGCTCACTTATTTAGAGCTGAATGAAGCCGACCAGTACCAAAACGAAGCCCAAGGCTGGTCCATCACCGGCGTCGCCTCCGCCCACAATGACCTGAAGACCGATGACCAGGGCCGCCATTATTACATCGGTTTCATCTTCCGCTGCGGTCCATTTACTCTCTACCACAGCGGCGATACCCTGCTGCATCCGCGCCTCATCCAGAGCCTGCGTGAATTTCAGTATGACCTCATGCTGCTGCCCATCAACGGCAACAAGTCCGAACGCCGCGTCGCTGGCAACCTCAACGGCACCGAAGCCGCCACCCTCGCCCGCGCCTGCGGGGCTAGGCTCGTCGTCCCCTGTCATTACGACATGTTCGAATTCAACACTGAAACCCCCGAAGAATTCATCCAAGCCTGCACCCGCCTCCACCAGCCCCACCGCATCCTCCAATGCGGCGAAAAGATTACCCTTAAGGCAAAGTAA
- the typA gene encoding translational GTPase TypA: MTPPSKIRNIAIIAHVDHGKTTLVDSLLRASGNFRENQAIAERAMDSMDLEKEKGITIKAKNTSVHWGENIINIVDTPGHADFGGEVERVMKMVDGVMLVVDAYEGPQAQTRFVLKKAMQQGIKPIVFINKMDRPHIKPDEVHDKVLELLMELEATEEQFNAPFVYGSARALWVSDTAEGEQKDMTFLLEKIVEHIPAPKAELEGSFEMLVSNIDWDNFVGRVAIGKVTRGTVKMGDKVFLQGKNPGDKPTPIKVTKVFQYTTLTTSDSVEGGAGDIVGISGFEDVDIGQTVTGAADAPVLPFVAIDPPTIVMQFAVNDGPLAGREGDHVTSRKIKDRLEREQKMNVTLSVNDTDTAGIFDVSARGAMQIAVLVEQMRREGFEVLVSRPMVITKRIDDVICEPFETLYIDVPDDYLGGVMKTISERKGRIEDMNAQNGRTTLQAYIPTRGLIGFEFELMNLTSGHGIHSHLFREYAPHAGHMQTRSTGTLVSTEAGEATSYALDTIQERGKLFVTAGDLVYDGMIIGENPRTDDLPVNPCRSKQLTNFRAAGGDKGIQLTPPVKFGLERAIEYIAPDELVEATPKNIRLRKRTLDSAQRQRERKRTEAEISSAG, encoded by the coding sequence ATGACCCCTCCTTCAAAGATCCGGAACATCGCCATCATCGCTCACGTTGACCACGGCAAAACTACGCTTGTGGATTCTCTGCTTCGCGCCAGCGGCAACTTCCGTGAAAATCAGGCCATCGCCGAGCGTGCGATGGACAGCATGGACCTTGAAAAGGAGAAGGGGATCACCATCAAGGCGAAGAACACTTCCGTTCACTGGGGTGAAAACATCATCAACATTGTGGACACACCGGGACATGCCGACTTCGGCGGCGAAGTGGAACGTGTGATGAAGATGGTGGACGGGGTGATGCTCGTGGTGGACGCCTATGAAGGCCCCCAGGCGCAGACGCGTTTCGTTTTGAAGAAGGCGATGCAGCAGGGCATTAAGCCGATCGTGTTCATCAACAAGATGGACCGTCCGCACATCAAGCCTGATGAAGTGCATGATAAAGTGCTGGAACTGCTGATGGAACTGGAAGCTACGGAAGAGCAGTTCAATGCGCCTTTCGTTTACGGCAGTGCCCGCGCCCTGTGGGTGAGCGACACGGCTGAAGGCGAGCAGAAGGACATGACTTTCCTCCTGGAAAAAATCGTGGAGCATATCCCGGCACCGAAGGCTGAACTGGAAGGCAGCTTTGAAATGCTGGTCTCCAACATTGACTGGGACAACTTCGTGGGTCGTGTGGCCATCGGCAAAGTGACCCGTGGCACGGTGAAGATGGGTGACAAAGTTTTCCTCCAGGGCAAAAACCCGGGCGACAAGCCGACGCCAATCAAAGTGACCAAAGTTTTCCAATACACGACTCTGACCACCAGCGACTCCGTGGAAGGCGGCGCTGGCGACATCGTCGGTATTTCCGGATTTGAAGATGTGGACATCGGCCAGACAGTGACGGGTGCAGCGGATGCTCCTGTGCTGCCATTCGTGGCGATCGACCCTCCGACCATCGTGATGCAATTCGCGGTGAACGACGGCCCTCTGGCCGGCCGTGAAGGTGACCACGTGACCTCCCGTAAAATCAAGGACCGCCTGGAGCGCGAGCAGAAGATGAACGTGACCCTGTCTGTGAATGACACGGATACGGCTGGTATCTTTGACGTGAGCGCTCGTGGTGCGATGCAGATTGCCGTCCTGGTGGAGCAAATGCGCCGTGAAGGTTTCGAAGTGCTGGTTTCCCGCCCAATGGTGATCACGAAGCGCATTGACGACGTGATCTGCGAGCCGTTTGAAACTCTTTACATCGACGTGCCGGATGACTACCTCGGCGGTGTGATGAAGACGATCTCCGAGCGCAAAGGCCGCATCGAAGACATGAACGCCCAGAACGGTCGCACGACCCTTCAGGCTTACATCCCGACCCGTGGTCTGATCGGCTTCGAGTTCGAACTGATGAACTTGACGAGTGGTCATGGTATTCACAGCCACCTTTTCCGCGAATACGCACCGCACGCCGGTCACATGCAGACTCGCAGCACGGGCACGCTGGTGAGCACCGAAGCTGGTGAAGCCACTTCTTATGCTCTGGATACCATCCAGGAGCGCGGCAAGCTGTTCGTCACGGCTGGTGATCTGGTCTATGACGGCATGATCATTGGTGAAAACCCACGCACGGATGACCTCCCAGTCAACCCATGCCGCAGCAAGCAGCTCACGAACTTCCGCGCAGCCGGTGGTGATAAGGGTATCCAGCTCACTCCTCCGGTGAAGTTTGGCCTGGAGCGCGCTATCGAATACATCGCTCCGGATGAACTGGTGGAAGCAACGCCGAAGAACATCCGCCTGCGCAAGCGCACGCTGGACTCTGCTCAGCGTCAGCGCGAGCGTAAGCGCACCGAAGCTGAGATCTCCTCCGCAGGCTGA
- a CDS encoding sugar ABC transporter permease, with protein MTRTASIRDFSIALALLGICGFFAVAEPNFLGSRNLSLLMTELSITATLAMGMLLVILPGHIDLSVGSGLALLSGIATVLTTKVGLPAPVALGIGLVAGLVIWWGKGVLIVKERIPAFIVTLAGLLVFRGLFWLVIQNQTVPVVAGGQTNLYSLISTYYLPPLAGYALGVGVIAAVVVATVLGRRQRKASGFETESGEAAFMKVFIAAQAVMLFVIVTNQFRGIPLPAILFGLVALGVYLLTQHTAFGRYLYAIGGNPEAALVSGVPVGRVVIGAFAIMGAIVAVTGFMLTSYTGNSTTDIGEWMELDAVAACVIGGVSLRGGRGTVMGVLAGALIMATLLNGMTLMSVSPEYKLVVRGSVLLAAVWMDVRLGRQ; from the coding sequence ATGACCCGCACCGCCTCCATACGTGACTTTTCGATAGCCCTGGCATTGCTGGGGATCTGTGGATTTTTTGCGGTGGCGGAGCCTAATTTCTTAGGCTCTCGCAACCTGTCATTGCTGATGACGGAGCTATCCATCACGGCAACGCTGGCGATGGGCATGCTTTTGGTTATACTGCCGGGTCACATTGACCTGTCTGTGGGTAGCGGTCTGGCCCTACTCAGTGGGATTGCAACGGTTTTAACAACGAAGGTCGGCTTGCCTGCACCTGTGGCGCTGGGCATCGGACTGGTGGCCGGTCTGGTTATCTGGTGGGGTAAGGGGGTGCTGATCGTGAAGGAGCGCATCCCGGCTTTCATTGTGACGCTGGCGGGTTTGCTGGTTTTTCGCGGGCTGTTTTGGCTGGTCATTCAGAACCAGACGGTGCCGGTGGTGGCCGGGGGCCAAACGAATCTGTATTCCCTGATCAGCACGTATTATCTGCCGCCGCTGGCGGGCTATGCGCTCGGCGTGGGTGTGATCGCCGCTGTGGTGGTGGCGACAGTCCTGGGGCGGAGGCAGAGAAAGGCGAGCGGATTTGAAACGGAAAGCGGGGAGGCTGCTTTTATGAAGGTCTTTATCGCGGCGCAGGCCGTGATGCTTTTTGTGATCGTAACGAACCAGTTTCGCGGGATCCCACTGCCGGCGATCCTTTTTGGGCTAGTGGCGCTGGGTGTGTATCTGCTAACGCAGCACACGGCGTTTGGGCGTTATTTGTACGCCATCGGGGGCAATCCGGAGGCGGCGCTGGTCTCTGGGGTGCCGGTGGGGCGGGTGGTCATCGGAGCCTTTGCAATCATGGGTGCAATTGTGGCGGTGACGGGCTTTATGCTCACGTCTTACACGGGCAATTCGACGACGGACATCGGGGAATGGATGGAGCTGGATGCGGTGGCTGCGTGTGTGATCGGCGGGGTGAGCTTGCGTGGTGGCAGGGGGACGGTGATGGGTGTGCTGGCCGGGGCTCTGATCATGGCGACGCTGCTAAACGGGATGACGCTGATGTCTGTCTCCCCCGAGTATAAGCTGGTGGTGAGGGGGAGTGTGCTGCTGGCGGCGGTGTGGATGGATGTGCGGCTGGGGCGTCAGTAA
- a CDS encoding group I truncated hemoglobin: MDTPSSLYDRLGGAAGVENLVEAFYIRVLADQELAPFFRDSSLDRLRKMQTEFFNRALGGPVVYSGRPLAHVHHGRGITRHHFALFVGHLLETLKDYGCEDKETDEVIKHINTFANEITGTSY, translated from the coding sequence ATGGACACACCCTCTTCTCTCTATGACCGGCTGGGAGGAGCAGCCGGGGTCGAAAACCTTGTCGAGGCCTTTTATATCCGCGTACTCGCAGACCAGGAACTCGCCCCTTTCTTTCGCGATAGCTCCCTGGACCGCCTGCGGAAAATGCAGACCGAATTCTTCAATCGCGCCCTCGGAGGCCCCGTCGTCTATTCAGGCAGACCCCTCGCCCACGTCCACCATGGCCGCGGCATCACCCGTCATCATTTCGCCCTCTTCGTCGGCCACCTCCTGGAGACCCTCAAAGACTACGGCTGTGAGGACAAGGAAACCGACGAAGTCATCAAGCACATCAATACCTTCGCCAACGAGATCACCGGCACCTCTTACTGA
- a CDS encoding c-type cytochrome domain-containing protein, with protein sequence MSYSSNDFGTPKSYAGTWVATLLLIVGFVIGLLVFPPLYEKPTEDVAGSVLFVGRFHPVLLHLPVGALMVLCMMELVCLTRKGEEAMGLGALFILWIGAAGSVLAVLAGIMLSREGGYEGGNFTLHQTLALVGTAGVLLALVIRLLAMGQGNFDLLHAYRAVFFLSFGIMGLGAHFGGNMSHGSKFLTLHAPEPIKSQIVGMETWMLSFVEKPKPVKPAAVPDPAPAPLPNPPPGEVPVSEPVAQPPAKPLGGLSPAVAEKLVFHDVILPILAAKCNNCHNEDKSKGDLRLDTFEMAMQGGENGSNIVPGKPAESLTIQRIDLPEDDDDHMPPTGKDQLTAEETTLLRWWVQQGASNTLKVSEAQFPAETQVTVDGLLKGQP encoded by the coding sequence ATGTCTTATTCCTCCAATGATTTCGGTACCCCCAAGTCCTACGCTGGCACCTGGGTGGCCACTTTGTTGTTAATCGTCGGTTTTGTGATCGGTCTTCTGGTCTTTCCTCCGCTGTATGAAAAGCCGACTGAAGATGTGGCTGGGAGTGTCCTATTTGTGGGGCGTTTTCATCCGGTGCTGTTGCATTTGCCGGTGGGTGCGCTGATGGTCCTGTGCATGATGGAGCTGGTGTGCCTGACGCGGAAAGGTGAGGAGGCGATGGGACTGGGGGCACTTTTCATCCTGTGGATCGGAGCGGCGGGATCGGTGCTAGCAGTGCTGGCGGGGATCATGCTCTCGCGTGAAGGTGGGTATGAAGGGGGTAATTTCACGCTGCACCAGACGCTGGCGCTGGTGGGAACGGCGGGGGTCTTACTTGCGCTGGTGATCCGCCTGCTGGCAATGGGGCAGGGGAATTTTGATCTCTTGCATGCCTACCGGGCGGTGTTTTTCCTTTCCTTTGGCATCATGGGCCTGGGGGCTCATTTCGGCGGGAACATGTCCCACGGGAGTAAATTCCTGACCCTGCATGCTCCGGAGCCGATAAAGAGCCAGATAGTGGGCATGGAGACTTGGATGCTGAGCTTTGTGGAGAAACCGAAGCCGGTCAAGCCTGCGGCGGTGCCTGATCCGGCTCCTGCGCCATTGCCAAATCCGCCTCCGGGTGAGGTGCCGGTGTCTGAACCGGTGGCCCAACCACCTGCGAAACCGCTTGGTGGACTATCACCTGCTGTGGCAGAGAAACTGGTCTTCCACGATGTGATCCTGCCGATCCTGGCAGCGAAGTGCAATAACTGCCACAATGAGGACAAATCCAAGGGCGACCTTCGGTTGGACACTTTTGAAATGGCTATGCAGGGCGGTGAAAATGGAAGCAACATTGTCCCCGGTAAACCTGCGGAAAGCCTGACGATCCAGCGCATCGACCTACCCGAGGATGATGATGATCATATGCCGCCTACGGGTAAGGACCAACTGACGGCGGAGGAAACCACGCTGCTGCGGTGGTGGGTCCAGCAGGGAGCTTCCAACACGCTCAAGGTCAGTGAGGCGCAATTCCCTGCGGAAACGCAGGTGACGGTCGATGGTCTTTTGAAAGGACAGCCGTAA